From Candidatus Campbellbacteria bacterium:
CTCATTGGGAGCCGAGAGCAATGCGTTTACTGGTGACGAGGTTACGGGGTATTGGGCAAAAGGACGTGCGCACCAATTTGACCGTATTCTTGAAATCGTTTCGGACTTATATTTAGACCCACTTCTACCGAAAAACGATATTACAACAGAGCGGGGTGTCATTATTGAAGAATTGAATATGTATGAGGACCTGCCACAACGAATTGTGCACGACGTTCTTGGAAAACTTATGTACAAAGATCAGCCCGCAGGACGTCCGATTATTGGTCCAAAAGAAAATTTACTTCGATTTAGACGTCCAGATTTTATTACCTACAGAAATGAACATTACATTGCGCCAAAGACAACGGTTGTTGTTGCAGGAAACGTTTCAGTTGCCGAAACAGAGAAAAAAATAGCGACATATTTCTCACATCTTCCCAAGGCGAAATATGTTCCGCGTGCTAAGACAAAAGAGCACCAGAAAACACCCCAACTATTATTGAAAGCAAAAAAAACAGACCAGACACACTTTGTTCTCGGGTTTCGCTCATTTGACCTTTTTGATAAACGAATTCCAACACTTGAAGTGCTTGCAACAATTTTGGGTCGCGGTATGAGTTCACGTTTGTTTAGAAAGTTGCGGGATGAAATGGGTGTGTGCTATTACGTACGCGCTGGAGATGAAACATCCACCGATACGGGCGTCTTCAAAATTGCTTCTGGTGTTGATACAAAGCGTTTTGAGGAGGTGTTGCAAGAGATACTCAACCAAGTTCGTCGAATAAAAAATGAGTTAGTTGGTCCGGTGGAGCTTGCAAAAGCAAAAGAAATCATCATGGGACGCACACAGATGGGACTTGAGTCATCAGATGATGTTGCCAACTGGTTTGGTGAACAAGAAATTCTTCGTAAAAAAATTCAAACACCAAAAGAAGCGCTCAAAGAAATCTCGGCGGTTACTGCGAAAGATGTACAGAAAGTTGCTCGGGAGATTTTTAGAAATAACAATCTCAATCTTGCCACCGTGGGACCCGTCAAAAACACACCGAGATTGAAACGTATTCTCAAGGTTTAACTATGCCCTCACAAGAAATTAGAAAACGATTCCTAGAATTCTTTGCAAAGCGGGGTCACGCCATCATTCCGTCTGCCTCCCTTGTCCCTGAGGGAGATGCTTCAACGCTATTTACGACTGCGGGCATGCAACCACTTGCGCCGTACCTTCTCGGCGCACTACATCCAAAAGGAAAACGGGTTGTCAATATTCAAAAGTGTGTGCGTACGGGAGATATTGATGATGTGGGTGATAACCGACACCTTACTTTTTTTGAAATGCTCGGCAACTGGTCATTTGGCGACTATTTTAAAAAAGAAGCAATCGCATGGAGTTATGAATTACTTACGTCAAAAGATGAGGGGTTCGGATTAGATTCTCAACGTTTGTACGTGACGTGTTTTGAAGGCAATGATGATGCGCCACAAGATACTGAATCGTTTGAAACATGGAAAGATGCCGGCGTTTCCGAAGAGCATATCTTTTTCTTAGGTGCAGATGACAACTGGTGGAGTCCTGGAGACAATGGTCCTTCTGGCCCTGATACTGAAATGTTTTATGACCTGAAACCAGAGCAAGGAGAGATTGTTGGACATGATGCATTTGTGAGAGCAACCAATACCGGGCGCGTTGTTGAGATTTGGAATGATGTGTTTATGGAATATGAGCGTCGTGATGGAAAAGTTATTGAAAAACTTGTACAACAAAACGTAGACACAGGCGCAGGACTTGAGCGTCTTGCAACCGTCCTACAAGGAAAACAAAATGTGTTTGAAACTGACCTGTTTGCACCGCTTATGGAGGTTACTCCAAAAGGCGATGAGCAAAAACAACGTATAATCGCCGACCATATTAAGGCTGCTGTTTTTATGATTGCTGACGGCGTTACTCCTTCAAATACAGATCGTGGATATGTGGTTCGAAGACTTATAAGAAGAGCTGCAACAAAGGCATTCTCCTTAGATTCAGATTATGGCAGTAAAAATTTTAATGTTCTTGCACAAGTAGTGATGGATCTATACCCAGTATATATGAACAAGTCTCAACAAGAGGCCGTAAAAGAAGTAATCAGTCTTGAGATTCGTAAGTTCAGAGCCACTATAGAGAAAGGGCTTATGGAAGAGAAAAAGGGGACAGACCCATTTGTACTTTTTACAACATACGGCATTCCATTTGAAGTTACGCAAGAACTTGCGCGCGAGCGAGGTGAAGAAAGAAACGAAATGGAGTTCAGGGAGAAGATGAAAAAACACCAGGAGGTGTCCCGTGCAGGTGCTGAGCAGAAATTCAAAGGCGGGCTCGCCGACGCCGATTCGCCGGAGGTTGTCAGACTCCACACAGCAACACATCTTCTCAATCAAGCACTCTATGATGTGTTGGGTGAACACGTGTCTCAAAAGGGAAGTAACATTACACCTGAGCGCCTTCGGTATGACTTCTCACATCCTCAAAAAATGACCGACGAAGAAAGGAAACGCGTTGAAGAAATTGTGAATGAAAAAATCAAAGACAGTATGCCCGTACACCAAGTGATGCTGTCGCGTGACGAGGCGGAAGCAACAGGCGCACGTCATGCATTCAATGAAAAATATGGGGACACTATCTCCATCTATTACATCGGCGATTCACTTGAAGGTGCGTATTCAAAAGAATTCTGCGGTGGTCCACATGTACACAACACAAGTGAACTCGGCTACTTTAAAATAATAAAAGAAGAAGCTGTTTCATCTGGCGTACGGCGAATTAAAGCAGTGCTTGAGTAGCGTAGAAGATGCTACACTATACGCAACATGTCCTTTATGTCTTTTTTATCGGGAGCAAAAAAACAAGATGAGCGTAGCTTTCTTGTGTGCTGTATTGAAAGTGGTGCGGTACACGTAGCGCTTCTTCTTGTGTACCCACAAAATAAACCATTCATTGTGCACAGTGTTTCAAAAGTGATTCCATTTCAAGAAACACCCAACCACGAACGATGTACTGCGACAACACTGCAGGCACTTGTGGATGCATGTAATGGGGTTGTTACCAAAGGTGTTCCATATGTTTCTTCACAAAAAGTACAGCATGGCCACATTGATCACATCTATTGTGTGTATGGTTCTCCGTGGTACATCTCTCAAACACAGGAAGTCAACATTGAAAAAGAAAATCCAATCATCATAACAGACAAAACGCTACCTGAACTGGTAAAACAATACACCCCAACCGATTCGCTCCATGCTGTGGTTACCGACGAAAAAGATGCTGTGTATATTTTAGAACAAAGCATTGTTGGTATACGCCTCAATGGGTACGCTGTTGATACGCCAATTGGAAAAGAGGCAAAACACATCTCGTTTTCTGTTTCTTCAGGAGCAATCTCAAATCAATTTCGCCTCTATGTTGAAGAAAGTATTTCTCGGTTCTTTTCAAACATTTCATTTACACACCACTGTGCTCCAACAATGGAATTTTTTGGCATACGAGACATGTTGGCAACAGAAAATACCTTTTTAATTATTGATGTATCCGCAGAAGTAACTGATGTATCTGTTGTTCGTAATGGAACCCTTAAAGAAACCGCCTCATTTCCATACGGAACACATTCTGCTCTTCGTTCGTTTTCACATTCCGCCAACATTCTTTCAAGTGAAACACTTGGAGCAGTACGCTCTCTTCAAGCAAACAAGTTGGATACCAAAATCACAAAGTTGTACACAGAAGCCGCACAAAAGGCGGAGGGTGAATGGAGAACATTCTTTGAAAAAACTCTTCTTGAACTTGAACAGGGTGGTGGTATTCCCACATCAGCATTTATTCTCGGAGAATCCTCCGAATTTGTGCTGGTACAAAAACTCTTTATACCCACAAATAAAATTACCAATCCACGCACCGGATCTCCGCTTGTAGTTACCACACTTACAACTGATGCGTTGAAATCCTTTTGCCTCGTTCGAGAAGGCGTTCAACTTTCGCATCCACTTCTTATATTCTCATCTCTCTATATCCACAAAACTATTGCTATGGCGAAAGGCAAAAGGGGAGTACAATAAAAGAACATTACTATAAGTCGTATTTTATTATATGCAGGATTTTGTACCACCAGAGAAAAAATCAATTCGTAACATTTCTATTGAACGACCTCAGACGTTTTCGTCACGGGGAGATGACGTGAACATATCGCCGGAAAATTTTGGTGTAACACTACCTCCACGAAATATGCCACATTCAGGAAAGGGGCCAAAATTGTATCTCCTCTGGGGAGGTATCGCTGTCGCCGTACTTCTTGTATTTTTTGGTGCAAGTGCACTCTTTGCCAGTGGACAAGTAACCATTCATCCAAAATCAGTTCTCGTAAATCTTGATCACTCTTTTAAAGCATCATTGGCACCGGTTGATACTGAGGTTGGTTTTGATGTTATTACTCTTGACAAAGAATCCAGTAAAGAAGTCTCTGCAACGGGGCAAGAACGCGTTGAACGACCCGCATCAGGAACAATTGTGGTGTACAATAACTTTGACGAAAAAACACAAAAACTCATCACTAACACACGATTTCAAACACAGGAAGGTCTTGTGTACCGAATCAAGGAATCAATCACCATTCCCGGTCAGCACAAAAATGAAAAAGGTGAAATTGTTCCGGGAAGTATTGAAGCGGAGGTATTTGCAGATACTGCTGGTGAAAAATACAACATTGGTTTGAGCGATTTTACCATTCCAGCTTTCAAAGAACAGAATGATCCACGTTTTGCAGGCTTTTACGCTCGTTCAAAAACTCCAATGACCGGAGGATTTGCTGGAACGGTAAAAACAGCATCTTCTGCAGACACAAAGAAGGCATACGACGAACTTACCGCTGAACTCCAAACCGCCCTTCAACAAGAAATACTTGGGGCAGTTCCTGCAGGGTTCCTTCCTG
This genomic window contains:
- a CDS encoding insulinase family protein, translating into MKYHKKVLRNGMRIVVAPMKDNPTVTVMVLVEAGSRYENKRMNGISHFLEHICFKGTSKRPHSGDISHELDSLGAESNAFTGDEVTGYWAKGRAHQFDRILEIVSDLYLDPLLPKNDITTERGVIIEELNMYEDLPQRIVHDVLGKLMYKDQPAGRPIIGPKENLLRFRRPDFITYRNEHYIAPKTTVVVAGNVSVAETEKKIATYFSHLPKAKYVPRAKTKEHQKTPQLLLKAKKTDQTHFVLGFRSFDLFDKRIPTLEVLATILGRGMSSRLFRKLRDEMGVCYYVRAGDETSTDTGVFKIASGVDTKRFEEVLQEILNQVRRIKNELVGPVELAKAKEIIMGRTQMGLESSDDVANWFGEQEILRKKIQTPKEALKEISAVTAKDVQKVAREIFRNNNLNLATVGPVKNTPRLKRILKV
- a CDS encoding alanine--tRNA ligase; translated protein: MPSQEIRKRFLEFFAKRGHAIIPSASLVPEGDASTLFTTAGMQPLAPYLLGALHPKGKRVVNIQKCVRTGDIDDVGDNRHLTFFEMLGNWSFGDYFKKEAIAWSYELLTSKDEGFGLDSQRLYVTCFEGNDDAPQDTESFETWKDAGVSEEHIFFLGADDNWWSPGDNGPSGPDTEMFYDLKPEQGEIVGHDAFVRATNTGRVVEIWNDVFMEYERRDGKVIEKLVQQNVDTGAGLERLATVLQGKQNVFETDLFAPLMEVTPKGDEQKQRIIADHIKAAVFMIADGVTPSNTDRGYVVRRLIRRAATKAFSLDSDYGSKNFNVLAQVVMDLYPVYMNKSQQEAVKEVISLEIRKFRATIEKGLMEEKKGTDPFVLFTTYGIPFEVTQELARERGEERNEMEFREKMKKHQEVSRAGAEQKFKGGLADADSPEVVRLHTATHLLNQALYDVLGEHVSQKGSNITPERLRYDFSHPQKMTDEERKRVEEIVNEKIKDSMPVHQVMLSRDEAEATGARHAFNEKYGDTISIYYIGDSLEGAYSKEFCGGPHVHNTSELGYFKIIKEEAVSSGVRRIKAVLE